The Aedes aegypti strain LVP_AGWG chromosome 3, AaegL5.0 Primary Assembly, whole genome shotgun sequence genome contains a region encoding:
- the LOC5571093 gene encoding uncharacterized protein LOC5571093 encodes MKSLLSVIALAGLVASVSANFCFVCSTRDDTACLNPEGTLLMRDCVGENNNTCFTRIVNREVERGCLATLTVADMSSCNTDTVCELCHDVSNQGRCNGAIFPEHRLQCHQCSGTTNDTCGQEITSPARLCRFFDVQDQCFVRVVGDRVERGCLSESDACRTEQQNCHLCDGHGCNFRHYDDAAMSIMVSVKTLAMALLAAVAYGSFRQ; translated from the exons ATTTCTGCTTCGTTTGTTCTACCCGAGATGACACCGCTTGTCTGAATCCAGAAGGAACTTTGCTGATGCGAGATTGTGTCGGTGAAAATAACAATACTTGCTTCACTCGGATAGTCA ACCGTGAAGTCGAGCGAGGCTGTTTGGCGACATTGACTGTTGCGGACATGTCTAGCTGCAACACTGATACCGTTTGTGAACTCTGTCATGACGTATCAAATCAGGGCCGATGCAACGGTGCG ATCTTCCCGGAGCATAGACTGCAGTGTCATCAGTGTTCGGGAACAACCAACGATACCTGTGGACAAGAAATCACATCACCTGCCCGACTGTGCCGATTCTTCGATGTACAGGATCAGTGCTTCGTGCGCGTTGTTGGGGATCGTGTTGAACGTGGGTGCCTGTCGGAGAGCGATGCATGCCGTACTGAGCAACAAAACTGCCACCTCTGCGATGGGCATGGATGCAACTTCAGACACTACGATGACGCTGCCATGAGCATTATGGTATCGGTTAAGACACTTGCCATGGCTCTACTAGCGGCAGTGGCCTACGGTAGCTTCAGACAGTAA